One Populus nigra chromosome 16, ddPopNigr1.1, whole genome shotgun sequence genomic window, CAGGTGAGGAAGAATAGAGCTGTTGTTGCAATCACGACGGCATAACCTGTGATGTAACTCGGAACAAGCGCGCTCACAAGCATCACATAAGCATTAGTAGTTATGAGGGATGCATAAAGAATCAACCAAAAGTTGAAGAGATTGCTTTTGAGATGCAGCAAGAATCTGGTGATGCCAGCAAATGTAAAGCCTTGAATAGCGAAAAATGGGAGATAGACTATGAGTGAGGAGATGACGTAGGAGGAAGCACGATATGAATTATGGGAAGTTTCCCTGATGAAGATGAACCTTTCTTGGATGAATGTTGGGACAGCATCATtggaggaaaagaaaacaagacaaACTGCGAAGATATAGAAATTGAGAAGCCTGTTAATGTCTTGGAAAGATGGATGACCCAGGTTCTTGAAAAGCGAGGACAGAATGAGTGCCATGACAGCTAATACGATCTCTCTCGAGAGGAAAAGCTCAGGAGTGCGAACCACATTAAGTACTGTACGCCATGAAAGAACTGCTACCTCCCGGAGCCATGGGTTAGCAAATTTAGGACCATGGTCTGCCTCATCAGGCTCTTCTTCATCCCAACTAGATTCTGTATAAGAAGGAGAATATGGGTCCAGCGAAGGGATGGAAAGTACTGGGGTTTTTGGACGAGGAACAACATGCTGTGGTGTTGAGTATCGGCTTGAAGGTTGGCTTCTTGGTGCATTCATTGGTGTTTTCCCGGGCGTCCTTCCTGGAGTTCTCGCAGGAGTCCATGATGGTGCTCGGCGAGGAGTTCCTTTGACACCGTGGTAGACCCAGACTGGAAAATCTTTGTAGAATTGAGAAGCCAAACGAGGATTAAACACACCACTTTGCATCGGTGTGCGAGTAGATTTGCGTTCAAGGGAGTTGTCAAATtcctcctcatcatcatcatcgtaaTCAAATTGACCAGAGTCCGCTTGAGATGTCATAGTTCCTGTAGCTGACAATCCTTGGCTTCGGAGGCTGATGGCATACTTTGATAGAGGAGTTTTCATGTAAGAAGTGGGCAGGGTCCTGAGGTTTTTTGGTATTCTGCGGATTGGTGTCTGTGCCACTTGATCTGGTTGGATACCATCGCGCTGGTACAACACAAGGGGATCAAGTCCAACAGTTGATTCATCATACTCTTTGATCACATCCAGAAGATACTCAATGCTGTTTTCATCATCAGGAACAGGCCTTCCAAATCCAGAGAGATGGTTAGGAAGAGCAGCGGGGCTTCCCATATATACCAGTCTGCCCCTGTTTGCATAATTTGATATCTTAATCAGCAAGATGTGATACTAGCAGAGAACCTGATGGATACAGTTTTAA contains:
- the LOC133675752 gene encoding ABC transporter G family member STR-like, whose amino-acid sequence is MASRGRSDTNNNLETLLDLGKLANRNGVAPEPRKMMPGNGLEFKNLSYSVMKKQKKDGVWISKEAYLLNDISGQAIRGEIMAIMGPSGAGKSTFLDAIAGRIAKGSLEGSVRIDGKPISTSHMKMISSYVMQDDQLFPALTVFETFMFAAEVRLPPSISRAEKKKRVYELLDQLGLTSTAHTYIGDEGRRGVSGGERRRVSIGIDIIHKPSLLFLDEPTSGLDSTSAYSVVEKVKDIARGGSIVLMTIHQPSFRIQMLLDRITVLARGRLVYMGSPAALPNHLSGFGRPVPDDENSIEYLLDVIKEYDESTVGLDPLVLYQRDGIQPDQVAQTPIRRIPKNLRTLPTSYMKTPLSKYAISLRSQGLSATGTMTSQADSGQFDYDDDDEEEFDNSLERKSTRTPMQSGVFNPRLASQFYKDFPVWVYHGVKGTPRRAPSWTPARTPGRTPGKTPMNAPRSQPSSRYSTPQHVVPRPKTPVLSIPSLDPYSPSYTESSWDEEEPDEADHGPKFANPWLREVAVLSWRTVLNVVRTPELFLSREIVLAVMALILSSLFKNLGHPSFQDINRLLNFYIFAVCLVFFSSNDAVPTFIQERFIFIRETSHNSYRASSYVISSLIVYLPFFAIQGFTFAGITRFLLHLKSNLFNFWLILYASLITTNAYVMLVSALVPSYITGYAVVIATTALFFLTCGFFLKRLQIPIYWRWLHYLSAIKYPFEGMLSNEFKGLRCYSGKPSELSPGPLGEIRWSQLHNESIAKLEPSCMLVGQDVLFSMDITMDNIWYDIGILLAWGVLYRFFFYLVLRFYSNNQRK